The following are encoded together in the Sparus aurata chromosome 1, fSpaAur1.1, whole genome shotgun sequence genome:
- the LOC115579552 gene encoding uncharacterized protein LOC115579552: protein MSFATLFTRLSAAAEEVSSPGHRAFTRSKGTDDGNGGNDRKRGPQGEQTGPYTKKRCYRAQTTRTYNATEDESEAKHYRVHTTDSEHQGAGFTKELRHHRNQADHVNMSHKGQTYQTRSNRNVNKQQEQNKKTEGRRTQHQQRGRGRPAYRGAGHHSGPTLRKHGEGRKRENYKQEFQEKRTRFMTQEFKDQNVIVVDGRSLCRHFLYGRCIKGDDCQLEHVQGYNNLIKELCKFYVQGFCSKGDSCPYMHKSFPCRFFHRKGKCCHGEDCRFSHEMLNELTSKLLDESLKRESDLHELAKKAEQESRGQPADTDESNIIEATTTPDMFKQPLRPNFYRSGDTNAEQEAPLCQPEEVVNDVVEAVPPHASDADQPQSPPSTNLTQEEPVCYSVEAVLGPQLSKPFSRFLTTPRSQGPTSLSTSDCMTGSANQSKVPYSVDAVLRSWKSVEHSSFGDKPIPPTAQFASFTPKTHFEEITDAHLSSETLVKEVLSSVNTRKETNKSKERLFKSLPSLQVHTSQVSETLPNSTVAYGDNRKQAAQTAFQEVKSELLSTDITYSGTCKGEGVLPSGPSSQISSSKHPAQLRPHLSGLVSDSQGSFKPFCPSSGPIKSNDSAISVSHYLAPKQPTKIYMHSKDTQSGRNLGSKQHHSTETKAECSRKMVHCGDSSVGCKKTTKTPYRSLFASPITDAPQPIDNCGTSSSCCHDLIQPSCTAPQTSDSRGAHLKTALEPDKASARPFLSLFAAPLSAAPLPCVQSQPDYSKSSSSSKQSVRSLVDASLSQDSKQKASNVEEPLQYPVSHTPRSPDFSSDAEMGKDGSTGHINQPVKQRGTPVCSPACSGDSPSSTTAHRHKGSAGTTAANSVLKTLFLSLSPYHQDGEHQDSVTSGIEEKDKSS from the exons atgtctttcGCTACGTTGTTCACAAGACTGTCTGCTGCCGCAGAGGAAGTCAGTAGCCCTGGTCACCGAGCCTTCACACGCAG TAAAGGGACTGACGATGGCAATGGAGGCAATGACAGAAAGAGGGGGCCCCAGGGTGAGCAGACTGGCCCTTACACAAAG AAGCGATGTTACCGAGCCCAGACAACCAGAACTTATAATGCTACAGAAGATGAGTCCGAGGCCAAACACTACCGTGTGCATACCACTGACAGTGAACATCAAGGTGCTGGCTTCACCAAAGAACTGAGACATCACAGAAATCAAGCTGACCACGTTAACATGAGTCACAAAGGTCAGACGTACCAAACTAGAAGTAACCGTAATGTGAACAAGCAACAAGAGCAGAATAAGAAGACGGAGGGGCGCAGAACTCAGCATCAACAAAGGGGTCGAGGTAGGCCTGCCTATAGAGGTGCAGGCCATCATTCTGGACCTACTTTGAGAAAACATGGAGAGGGCAGGAAACGTGAAAATTATAAACAG GAGTTCCAAGAGAAGCGTACGAGGTTCATGACACAGGAGTTCAAGGACCAGAATGTTATAGTCGTGGATGGGCGGTCACTTTGTCGACATTTCCTTTATGGAAGGTGCATCAAG GGTGACGACTGCCAACTGGAGCATGTTCAGGGTTACAACAATCTCATCAAAGAACTGTGCAAATTCTATGTCCAGGGATTCTGCTCAAAGGGAGACAGCTGCCCATACATGCACA AGTCCTTCCCCTGCAGGTTCTTCCATAGGAAAGGGAAATGTTGTCATGGAGAAGATTGCAGGTTTTCCCATGAGATGCTCAATGAACTCACTAGCAAACTCTTGGATGAG TCATTAAAACGGGAAAGTGACCTCCATGAACTTGCAAAAAAAGCTGAACAGGAGTCCAGAGGACAGCCGGCTGACACAGACGAGTCCAACATTATAGAAGCAACTACAACCCCCGATATGTTTAAGCAACCACTCAG GCCAAACTTTTACAGAAGTGGAGACACCAATGCTGAGCAGGAAGCCCCCTTATGTCAACCTGAGGAGGTGGTAAATGACGTGGTGGAGGCCGTTCCACCGCATGCATCGGATGCTGACCAACCCCAAAGCCCTCCATCAACTAACCTGACTCAGGAAGAGCCAGTGTGTTATTCAGTTGAAGCAGTGCTTGGACCTCAACTATCCAAACCTTTCTCGAGATTCTTAACAACTCCAAGAAGTCAAGGACCCACCTCTCTCTCTACGTCCGATTGCATGACAGGCTCTGCAAACCAAAGCAAAGTTCCGTACTCTGTCGATGCTGTTCTCAGGTCTTGGAAATCAGTGGAACATTCTTCCTTCGGTGACAAACCTATCCCTCCTACCGCACAATTTGCATCCTTTACCCCCAAAACTCACTTTGAAGAGATCACTGATGCTCATCTAAGCTCAGAAACTCTTGTTAAGGAGGTATTGAGTTCTGTTAATACCAGAAAAGAAACCAACAAATCCAAGGAAAGATTGTTCAAAAGCCTGCCATCTCTCCAAGTGCACACCAGTCAGGTGTCAGAGACCCTCCCTAATTCTACTGTGGCCTATGGGGACAACAGGAAACAAGCTGCTCAAACAGCCTTTCAAGAAGTCAAGTCGGAGTTGTTGTCTACAGATATTACATACTCTGGAACCTGCAAAGGTGAAGGTGTACTTCCTTCAGGGCCCTCTAGTCAGATCTCCTCTTCCAAACATCCTGCACAGTTGAGGCCACACCTCTCTGGTCTGGTATCAGATTCACAAGGATCTTTCAAGCCTTTTTGTCCCTCGTCAGGCCCCATTAAGTCAAATGATTCTGCAATCTCAGTCAGTCATTACTTAGCACCAAAACAACCCACGAAGATCTATATGCACTCTAAAGACACACAATCTGGTCGCAACCTTGGCTCAAAACAGCATCATTCAACTGAGACCAAAGCAGAGTGCAGCAGGAAAATGGTGCATTGTGGCGATTCGTCAGTTGGATGTAAAAAGACCACGAAAACTCCCTATCGTAGCCTTTTCGCAAGCCCCATCACTGACGCTCCACAACCTATAGACAATTGTGGAACAAGTTCCTCCTGTTGCCATGACTTAATTCAACCTTCTTGTACTGCTCCACAGACTTCAGATAGCAGAGGTGCTCATCTTAAAACTGCACTTGAACCTGACAAAGCCTCTGCCAGACCGTTTCTCAGCCTTTTTGCTGCTCCTCTCAGTGCTGCTCCTCTCCCATGTGTGCAGTCCCAACCCGATTATTCAAAGAGTAGTTCCAGTTCCAAACAGTCAGTCCGCTCACTTGTTGATGCATCTCTTTCACAAGACTCCAAACAAAAAGCTAGTAATGTAGAGGAACCTCTCCAATACCCAGTCTCTCATACACCAAGATCCCCCGATTTCTCCTCTGATGCTGAAATGGGAAAAGATGGTTCAACTGGGCATATAAATCAACCTGTGAAACAGCGGGGGACTCCTGTCTGCAGTCCAGCTTGTAGTGGTGACAGTCCATCTTCAACCACAGCTCATCGACACAAAG GATCTGCAGGAACAACAGCTGCAAATTCAGTTCTGAAGACTCTGTTTCTGTCCCTGAGCCCATACCATCAGGACGGAGAGCATCAAGACAGTGTAACGTCGG GAATTGAAGAGAAGGACAAAAGCAGCTAA